From Streptomyces sp. TLI_053, a single genomic window includes:
- a CDS encoding ROK family transcriptional regulator yields MTTARTATPSTARAINDRLALNLLLDQGPLTATELRDLTGLSRPTVADLLDRLGRSGLVAVVGERGEQRRGPNARLYALVASRAHLAAFDVRSGGVSLVVADLAGRTLAAADLAVEDPGADPAAHRAAADRIVRTLLDTARRAEVPHLHTVAVGAPGLVDPATGRLQSTGDLPAWHADLLAALRELPGTEVILENEVNLAGRAEYRTGAARGRDDFVLVWLGHSVGAAVVLDGRLRRGVGGGAGEICFLPVPGTTALPTATGCEGGFHGLVGSAAVCALARAHGLPADPADDAAAAEAAVRAALESLGDGRPGAVFLDELAERIALGTSAICVVLDPGCVVLGGEVGRAGGEELAVRVERRLAALSPVRTEVRAGEAGGGAILGGAVLTAGDAVRRDLFGEP; encoded by the coding sequence ATGACCACCGCGCGCACGGCCACCCCGAGCACCGCCCGGGCGATCAACGACCGCCTGGCGCTCAACCTGCTGCTCGACCAAGGACCCCTCACGGCGACCGAGCTGCGCGACCTCACCGGGCTCTCCCGGCCCACCGTCGCCGACCTGCTCGACCGGCTCGGCCGCAGCGGCCTGGTCGCCGTCGTCGGCGAACGCGGCGAGCAGCGGCGCGGCCCCAACGCCCGTCTCTACGCACTGGTCGCCTCCCGCGCCCACCTCGCCGCCTTCGACGTCCGCTCCGGCGGGGTCTCCCTGGTCGTCGCCGACCTGGCCGGGCGGACCCTGGCCGCCGCCGACCTCGCGGTCGAGGACCCGGGCGCCGACCCCGCCGCGCACCGCGCCGCCGCCGACCGGATCGTCCGCACCCTGCTCGACACCGCCCGCCGGGCCGAGGTCCCGCACCTGCACACCGTCGCCGTCGGCGCCCCCGGCCTGGTCGACCCCGCCACCGGGCGGCTCCAGTCCACCGGCGACCTTCCCGCCTGGCACGCCGACCTCCTCGCCGCCCTGCGCGAGCTGCCCGGCACCGAGGTGATCCTGGAGAACGAGGTCAACCTCGCCGGGCGGGCCGAGTACCGGACCGGCGCCGCCCGGGGACGGGACGACTTCGTCCTCGTCTGGCTCGGCCACAGCGTCGGCGCCGCGGTCGTGCTGGACGGCAGGCTGCGCCGCGGCGTCGGCGGCGGCGCCGGCGAGATCTGCTTCCTGCCCGTGCCCGGCACCACGGCGCTGCCCACCGCCACCGGCTGCGAGGGCGGCTTCCACGGTCTGGTCGGCAGTGCGGCGGTCTGCGCGCTGGCCCGGGCCCACGGCCTGCCCGCGGACCCGGCCGACGACGCGGCGGCCGCCGAGGCCGCCGTCCGCGCCGCCCTCGAGTCGCTCGGCGACGGGCGGCCCGGCGCGGTCTTCCTCGACGAGCTGGCCGAGCGGATCGCGCTCGGCACCTCGGCCATCTGCGTCGTCCTGGACCCCGGCTGCGTCGTGCTGGGCGGTGAGGTCGGCCGGGCCGGTGGGGAGGAGCTCGCCGTCCGGGTGGAACGGCGGCTGGCCGCCCTCTCGCCGGTGCGCACCGAGGTCCGCGCGGGCGAGGCGGGCGGCGGCGCGATCCTCGGCGGCGCGGTCCTCACCGCCGGCGACGCCGTCCGCCGCGACCTCTTCGGCGAGCCGTAG
- a CDS encoding TOBE domain-containing protein has translation MGHPGAPANPYRIGEAAALLGVSADTMRRWVDAGRVVAERDEHGHRIIAGARLAAFARELARPETAAAEGRPSSARNRFPGIVTAVVLGDVAAQVEIQAGPFRVVSLISRESAEELELVPGAPATAVIKSTNVMIERR, from the coding sequence ATGGGCCACCCAGGGGCACCGGCCAACCCGTACCGGATCGGCGAGGCCGCCGCGCTGCTCGGCGTGAGCGCCGACACCATGCGCCGCTGGGTGGACGCCGGCCGGGTCGTCGCCGAGCGCGACGAGCACGGCCACCGGATCATCGCGGGCGCCCGACTGGCCGCCTTCGCGCGTGAGCTGGCCCGCCCGGAGACCGCCGCGGCCGAGGGTCGTCCTTCCTCGGCCCGCAACCGCTTCCCGGGCATCGTCACCGCCGTGGTGCTGGGCGACGTCGCCGCCCAGGTGGAGATCCAGGCCGGGCCGTTCCGCGTGGTGTCGCTGATCAGCCGGGAGTCGGCGGAGGAACTGGAGCTGGTGCCCGGAGCACCCGCGACTGCTGTCATCAAATCGACCAATGTGATGATCGAACGACGATGA
- a CDS encoding AI-2E family transporter → MPGENPPEPRPVDHRRPYLMLPPPLRAAAAWSAAVVLLITVASLIVFALVELRAATVPVILALLGTSLLQPVMPWMVRRGISRSLAAGLTCAVLVAAVGGVIALLVNSLVHSAPQIAHALPEAGNRIADWLGPVGEKIRHALANAQGETNSLVSTVTDGVLSGLGLATQIATGGVLALALVFFFLRDGHRTGEVVHAYLPARSARTVVLCAERAFEAMAGFMRGTTLIALIDALFITVGLLVLGVPGAPGLGALVFMGAYIPFVGAFLSGAVAVLVALADGGLGTALWALGIVVAVQAVEGNVLQPLIQSRTVELHPGTIMVAVVAGAGIAGIIGALLAVPICAAGLGVVSVLRGDPGRGRRGDRNGGTAAAGPAVGLPAGPTAGPVAGGRQE, encoded by the coding sequence ATGCCGGGCGAGAACCCACCCGAGCCGAGGCCGGTCGACCACCGCCGCCCCTACCTCATGCTGCCGCCCCCGCTCCGGGCGGCCGCCGCCTGGTCCGCGGCGGTCGTGCTGCTCATCACCGTCGCCTCGCTGATCGTCTTCGCCCTGGTCGAACTGCGGGCCGCGACCGTGCCGGTCATCCTGGCGCTGCTCGGCACCTCGCTGCTCCAGCCGGTGATGCCGTGGATGGTCCGGCGCGGGATCAGCCGCTCGCTCGCCGCCGGGCTGACCTGCGCCGTCCTGGTCGCCGCCGTCGGCGGGGTGATCGCCCTGCTCGTGAACTCACTGGTGCACAGCGCCCCGCAGATCGCCCACGCGCTCCCGGAGGCGGGCAACCGGATCGCCGACTGGCTCGGACCCGTCGGCGAGAAGATCCGGCACGCGCTGGCCAACGCCCAGGGCGAGACCAACTCGCTCGTCTCGACCGTCACCGACGGCGTGCTCTCCGGCCTCGGCCTGGCCACCCAGATCGCCACCGGCGGCGTGCTGGCCCTCGCCCTGGTCTTCTTCTTCCTGCGGGACGGCCACCGCACCGGTGAGGTCGTCCACGCGTACCTGCCTGCCCGCAGCGCGCGGACCGTCGTCCTGTGCGCGGAGCGCGCCTTCGAGGCGATGGCCGGCTTCATGCGCGGCACCACCCTGATCGCCCTGATCGACGCCCTCTTCATCACCGTCGGACTGCTCGTCCTCGGTGTCCCCGGCGCGCCCGGACTCGGCGCACTGGTGTTCATGGGCGCCTACATCCCGTTCGTCGGGGCCTTCCTCTCCGGCGCGGTCGCCGTCCTGGTCGCCCTCGCCGACGGTGGCCTCGGCACGGCCCTGTGGGCGCTCGGCATCGTCGTCGCCGTGCAGGCCGTCGAGGGCAACGTGCTCCAGCCGCTGATCCAGAGCCGCACGGTGGAACTCCACCCGGGCACCATCATGGTCGCGGTGGTGGCGGGCGCGGGGATCGCCGGCATCATCGGCGCCCTGTTGGCCGTGCCGATCTGCGCCGCCGGGCTCGGTGTGGTGTCCGTGCTGCGCGGCGATCCCGGGCGGGGTCGCCGCGGTGACCGGAACGGCGGGACCGCGGCGGCGGGGCCGGCAGTGGGGCTGCCGGCCGGTCCGACCGCCGGTCCGGTAGCCGGGGGGCGTCAGGAGTAG
- a CDS encoding MFS transporter has translation MTTSPTTGPAPLGTPDAARRARVAVALVFGVHGAVGGTFVSRIPWIQHHLGLSPGQLGLALVMPAIGSSLAMPLAGRFVHRWGGRAAVRVLLSLCCLSVALPVLAPSLPVLCLALLAYGATAGMSDVAMNAQGVEIEQRLGRSIMSGLHGMWSAGGLVASGIGILAAHRSFDPRLQLAVAAVLLLALAQPVCAALPDLRAPEQAEEPPRFALPPRSSLVIGMVGFCAVFAEGASMDWSGVYLRDVTGASPTVAAAAYTAFALTMAAGRLAGDAVIGRMGAVRAARLSGAVATTGGLLVVVADRPALAIPGFALIGIGVAVVVPLAFAAAGRIGDNPSQAIAGVATVTYTSGLIAPAIVGGLAQASSLTVSFGVVTALSFALLLAAGALRRAEGGRTPGGTAAAAAAGGPGTREPVVGERSAREAVPGGSGPNAPAG, from the coding sequence ATGACCACCAGCCCGACCACAGGCCCAGCTCCCCTGGGCACGCCGGACGCCGCCCGCCGGGCCCGCGTCGCCGTCGCCCTCGTCTTCGGCGTGCACGGCGCCGTCGGTGGCACCTTCGTCAGCCGGATCCCCTGGATCCAGCACCATCTGGGCCTCTCCCCCGGCCAGCTCGGACTGGCCCTGGTGATGCCGGCGATCGGCTCGTCCCTCGCCATGCCCCTGGCCGGCCGCTTCGTGCACCGCTGGGGCGGACGGGCCGCGGTGCGCGTCCTGCTCTCGCTCTGCTGCCTGAGCGTCGCCCTGCCCGTACTCGCACCCTCGCTGCCGGTGCTCTGCCTCGCCCTGCTGGCCTACGGGGCGACAGCCGGCATGTCCGACGTGGCGATGAACGCGCAGGGCGTGGAGATCGAGCAGCGGCTCGGCCGCTCGATCATGTCCGGGCTGCACGGCATGTGGAGCGCGGGCGGCCTGGTCGCCTCCGGCATCGGCATCCTCGCGGCCCACCGGTCCTTCGACCCGCGGCTCCAGCTCGCCGTGGCGGCCGTCCTGCTGCTGGCCCTCGCCCAGCCGGTCTGCGCCGCTCTGCCCGATCTGCGGGCGCCCGAGCAGGCCGAGGAGCCGCCGCGGTTCGCCCTGCCGCCGCGCAGTTCGCTGGTGATCGGCATGGTCGGCTTCTGCGCGGTCTTCGCCGAGGGCGCGTCGATGGACTGGAGCGGTGTCTACCTGCGCGACGTCACCGGCGCCTCGCCCACCGTGGCGGCCGCGGCGTACACGGCGTTCGCGCTCACCATGGCGGCCGGCCGGCTGGCCGGCGACGCGGTGATCGGCCGGATGGGCGCCGTCCGTGCGGCCCGGCTCAGCGGCGCCGTCGCCACGACCGGCGGTCTGCTGGTGGTCGTGGCGGACCGGCCCGCGCTCGCGATCCCCGGTTTCGCGCTGATCGGGATCGGCGTCGCCGTGGTCGTCCCGCTGGCCTTCGCGGCGGCGGGCCGGATCGGCGACAACCCGAGCCAGGCCATCGCAGGGGTCGCCACCGTCACCTACACCTCGGGGCTGATCGCACCCGCCATCGTCGGCGGCCTGGCCCAGGCGTCCTCGCTCACCGTCTCCTTCGGAGTGGTCACCGCGCTCTCGTTCGCCCTGCTGCTCGCGGCCGGCGCGCTGCGCCGGGCCGAGGGCGGCCGGACCCCGGGCGGCACGGCAGCGGCGGCCGCGGCGGGCGGTCCGGGCACCCGGGAACCGGTCGTCGGCGAACGGTCCGCGCGGGAAGCGGTGCCCGGGGGCTCCGGGCCGAACGCCCCGGCGGGCTGA
- a CDS encoding virginiamycin B lyase produces MTIERVVVSDGAAGPYGVALGADGGVWFTLVHAGGIGRLAVDGTVSRFPLDSKDCGPAVIAAGPDGALWFTRMRDHRIGRITVDGEAVSFALPTADCGPYGIAAGPDGAMWFTEMNADRIGRITVDGEVTEYPLPVAGGFPSMIAAGSDGALWFTLNQGNAIGRITVDGETAVHPLPTEGAAPVGITAGPDGALWFVEIGAGQVGRITVDGEVTEFPLPEREARPHAVTTGPDGRLWFTEWAAGRIGSLTPDGVYTGYELDGGEGGEGGEGREGGEGGGEAGEATEPHGIAVTPDGTVHVALELGAIARLTV; encoded by the coding sequence ATGACGATCGAACGGGTCGTGGTGTCGGACGGTGCGGCCGGGCCGTACGGGGTGGCGCTCGGGGCCGACGGCGGGGTGTGGTTCACCCTGGTGCACGCCGGGGGCATAGGGCGGCTGGCGGTGGACGGGACGGTGAGCCGCTTCCCGCTCGACTCGAAGGACTGCGGCCCCGCGGTGATCGCGGCGGGCCCGGACGGCGCGCTCTGGTTCACCCGGATGCGGGACCACCGGATCGGCCGGATCACCGTCGACGGCGAGGCGGTCTCCTTCGCGCTTCCCACCGCGGACTGCGGGCCGTACGGTATCGCGGCCGGCCCCGACGGCGCGATGTGGTTCACCGAGATGAACGCCGACCGGATCGGGCGGATCACGGTGGACGGCGAGGTCACGGAGTACCCGCTGCCGGTCGCCGGAGGCTTTCCCTCGATGATCGCCGCCGGCTCGGACGGCGCGCTCTGGTTCACCCTCAACCAGGGCAACGCGATCGGCCGGATCACGGTCGACGGCGAGACCGCCGTGCACCCGCTGCCCACCGAGGGTGCCGCCCCGGTCGGCATCACGGCGGGTCCGGACGGCGCGCTCTGGTTCGTCGAGATCGGCGCCGGCCAGGTGGGGCGGATCACCGTGGACGGCGAGGTGACGGAGTTCCCGCTGCCCGAGCGCGAGGCCCGCCCGCACGCCGTCACCACCGGCCCGGACGGGCGGCTCTGGTTCACCGAGTGGGCCGCCGGCCGGATCGGCTCCCTCACGCCCGACGGCGTGTACACCGGGTACGAGCTCGACGGCGGCGAGGGCGGCGAGGGCGGCGAGGGCCGCGAGGGCGGCGAGGGCGGCGGTGAGGCCGGCGAGGCCACCGAACCGCACGGCATCGCCGTCACCCCGGACGGCACCGTGCACGTCGCCCTGGAGCTCGGCGCGATCGCCCGGCTCACCGTCTAG
- a CDS encoding winged helix DNA-binding domain-containing protein, whose amino-acid sequence MSPTGARERGDGAAAEGGVLGRRALGRALLARQHLLERTAATPIAMIEHLGGLQAQAAPQPPYLGLLSRLDGFAPEALSELIESRRVVRIALQRGTIHLVTAEDCLTLRPLLQPVLDKGLRAAFGKWLVGLDLDALAAEARVLVDTEPRTFQSLGTELAATRPDRDPAALAQAARALLPLVQVPPRGVWGRGGPAAHTTAEAWLGRPLDPEPSLDDLALRYLAAFGPATAADLQKWCGLSRLAPVLERLAPRLVTFRDEQGRLLHDLPEAPRPDPDTPAPVRLVAPFDNLLLSHADRTRVLPEEYRPRVMTQNGMVLGSLLVDGLVAGSWRLAEERSGARSLTVRPFGAPLDPSDRRAALAEAERVLAFAGGDGEVRFEAAG is encoded by the coding sequence GTGAGCCCGACGGGTGCGCGGGAGCGGGGCGACGGCGCGGCGGCCGAGGGCGGAGTGCTGGGGCGGCGGGCGCTCGGACGGGCGCTGCTCGCCCGCCAGCACCTGCTGGAGCGGACCGCCGCCACCCCGATCGCCATGATCGAGCACCTCGGCGGCCTCCAGGCCCAGGCCGCCCCGCAGCCGCCCTACCTCGGTCTGCTCTCCCGCCTCGACGGCTTCGCCCCCGAGGCCCTCAGCGAGCTGATCGAGAGCCGCCGGGTCGTGCGGATCGCCCTCCAGCGCGGCACCATCCACCTGGTCACCGCCGAGGACTGCCTGACCCTGCGCCCGCTGCTGCAGCCGGTGCTCGACAAGGGCCTGCGCGCCGCCTTCGGCAAGTGGCTGGTCGGTCTCGACCTCGACGCGCTCGCCGCCGAGGCCCGCGTCCTGGTCGACACGGAGCCGCGCACCTTCCAGTCGCTCGGCACCGAACTCGCCGCCACCCGCCCCGACCGCGACCCGGCCGCGCTCGCCCAGGCCGCGCGGGCCCTGCTCCCGCTGGTGCAGGTCCCGCCGCGCGGCGTCTGGGGCCGTGGCGGACCCGCCGCCCACACCACCGCCGAGGCCTGGCTGGGCCGGCCGCTCGACCCCGAGCCCTCGCTCGACGACCTCGCCCTGCGCTACCTGGCCGCCTTCGGCCCGGCCACCGCCGCGGACCTGCAGAAGTGGTGCGGCCTCAGCAGACTCGCCCCGGTCCTGGAGCGGCTCGCCCCCCGCCTGGTCACCTTCCGCGACGAGCAGGGCCGACTGCTCCACGACCTGCCCGAGGCACCCCGGCCGGACCCGGACACCCCGGCCCCGGTCCGGCTGGTCGCCCCGTTCGACAACCTGCTGCTGTCGCACGCCGACCGCACCCGGGTGCTGCCGGAGGAGTACCGGCCCCGGGTGATGACCCAGAACGGCATGGTGCTCGGCTCCCTGCTGGTGGACGGCCTGGTGGCCGGCAGCTGGCGGCTGGCCGAGGAGCGGTCCGGCGCCCGCTCGCTGACGGTCCGCCCGTTCGGTGCGCCGCTGGACCCGTCGGACCGGCGCGCCGCCCTGGCCGAGGCCGAACGGGTGCTCGCCTTCGCGGGCGGCGACGGCGAGGTCCGTTTCGAGGCCGCGGGGTAG
- a CDS encoding glycerophosphodiester phosphodiesterase, producing MTASAARRPVLAVAHRGDPYRHRENTLPSVESAFAAGADAVEVDVRLTRDRVPVLLHDATLERLWDDPRPLSRLTAEQLDGIGGGRHRVPTLAEALKTAAETPGGRLLLDLDDAGPVAATWEVVVGLGAERRVGFCGPATAMLAVRALAPEAEIALTWKQPRLPARALLDDLRPRWINPPFGLASPEFTAAAHRAGLEVSTWTADLRRTMRKLGAAGVDSITTNRIALLRAVLDGRR from the coding sequence ATGACCGCTTCCGCCGCCCGCCGCCCCGTGCTCGCCGTCGCCCACCGCGGCGACCCCTACCGCCACCGCGAGAACACCCTCCCCTCCGTCGAGTCCGCGTTCGCGGCCGGCGCCGACGCCGTCGAGGTGGACGTCCGGCTGACCCGCGACCGGGTCCCCGTCCTGCTGCACGACGCCACCCTCGAGCGGCTCTGGGACGACCCGCGCCCGCTCTCCCGGCTCACCGCCGAGCAGCTCGACGGGATCGGCGGCGGCCGCCACCGCGTCCCCACCCTCGCCGAGGCGCTCAAGACCGCCGCCGAGACCCCCGGCGGCCGGCTGCTCCTCGACCTCGACGACGCCGGCCCGGTCGCCGCCACCTGGGAGGTGGTCGTCGGCCTCGGCGCCGAGCGGCGGGTGGGCTTCTGCGGCCCGGCCACCGCCATGCTGGCCGTCCGGGCACTCGCCCCCGAGGCCGAGATCGCCCTCACCTGGAAGCAGCCCCGGCTGCCCGCCCGCGCCCTGCTCGACGATCTGCGCCCCCGCTGGATCAACCCGCCGTTCGGCCTCGCCAGCCCCGAGTTCACCGCCGCCGCCCACCGGGCCGGGCTGGAGGTCTCCACCTGGACCGCCGACCTGCGCCGCACCATGCGCAAGCTGGGCGCGGCCGGCGTCGACTCGATCACCACCAACCGGATCGCCCTGCTGCGCGCCGTCCTGGACGGCCGCCGGTGA